A single Bacillus marinisedimentorum DNA region contains:
- a CDS encoding NADP-dependent oxidoreductase codes for MKAIVIDEYGSREKLRETEVSIPEPGDDDVLIEIHSASINPVDWKVREGYLKEMLPHEFPLVLGYDAAGVVIKTGANVSKFKEGDEVYTRPDIMRNGTYAEYVAAAEDLVAFKPENLSFEEAASIPLVGETSWQALVELAGINKGDKVFVPAGAGGVGSFAIQLAKSFGATVASTASGKNIDLLKDLGADEAINYKEDNFETRLSGYDIVFDTLGGDNLRKSYEILKEGGTVISIVEQPDEALAREKGLKAGFLFLEPSGEQLAELTKRIESGEIRPLTGETFPLSEEGLKAAHELSETHHARGKIIIKVK; via the coding sequence ATGAAAGCGATCGTAATCGATGAATATGGCAGCAGGGAAAAGTTGAGGGAAACAGAAGTGTCGATTCCTGAACCGGGAGACGACGATGTCCTGATTGAAATTCATTCTGCGAGCATTAATCCGGTCGACTGGAAAGTGAGAGAAGGGTATTTAAAGGAAATGCTTCCACATGAATTCCCGCTCGTGCTTGGCTATGATGCAGCAGGCGTTGTCATAAAAACCGGTGCTAATGTCAGTAAGTTTAAAGAAGGGGATGAAGTCTACACGAGGCCTGATATCATGAGAAATGGGACGTATGCGGAGTATGTGGCTGCTGCGGAAGATCTTGTCGCATTCAAACCGGAAAACCTCTCATTTGAGGAAGCGGCATCCATCCCGCTGGTTGGCGAAACATCCTGGCAGGCACTCGTCGAATTAGCCGGAATCAACAAGGGTGATAAAGTATTTGTTCCGGCAGGCGCTGGCGGAGTCGGAAGCTTTGCGATACAGCTGGCCAAAAGCTTTGGGGCGACGGTCGCCAGTACTGCTAGCGGTAAAAACATCGACTTGCTCAAAGACTTAGGTGCCGACGAAGCCATCAACTATAAAGAAGATAATTTTGAAACACGGCTGAGCGGCTATGATATTGTTTTTGACACGCTCGGCGGTGACAACCTCCGCAAAAGTTATGAAATTTTGAAGGAAGGGGGAACTGTCATCTCCATTGTCGAACAGCCCGACGAGGCTCTTGCCAGGGAAAAAGGGTTAAAGGCGGGCTTCTTATTTCTGGAGCCTTCGGGAGAGCAATTGGCCGAATTGACAAAACGGATTGAATCAGGGGAAATAAGGCCATTGACGGGTGAGACATTCCCGCTCAGTGAAGAAGGTTTGAAGGCCGCCCATGAATTGAGCGAAACCCACCATGCGAGAGGGAAAATTATCATAAAAGTGAAGTAA